The Tamandua tetradactyla isolate mTamTet1 chromosome 5, mTamTet1.pri, whole genome shotgun sequence genome window below encodes:
- the LOC143683036 gene encoding olfactory receptor 13A1-like, whose amino-acid sequence MPGQVEKTNQTVVTEFVLQGFSEHPQLRLPLLGCLLFLYTMAFVGNTLIITVITCSSVLHSPMYFFLFNLAMMDIICTSSVLPKVLASLALEDNTISFQGCMTQLFFLAWSASAELLLLTVMAYDRYVAICRPLHYGTLMSLRLCLALAVAVWVICAVNSSVHTGLMAQLSFCGPNVVTHFFCEIPPLLLLSCSSTYVNSIMTVLSDAFYGCINFLLTLVSYGFIIASILRIRSAEGKRRAFSTCSSHLIVVSVYYSAVFCAYISPASSYSPERSKLAGVLYTTMSPTLNPLIYTLRNKEFKTALGKLLPFYRH is encoded by the coding sequence ATGCCTGGACAGGTGGAGAAGACCAACCAGACAGTAGTGACAGAGTTTGTGCTGCAGGGGTTCTCAGAGCACCCACAACTGAGGCTACCCCTACTTGGCTGCTTGTTATTCCTCTACACCATGGCCTTTGTAGGAAACACTCTGATCATCACCGTCATCACCTGCAGTTCTGTTCTCCATAgtcccatgtactttttcctgttcAATTTGGCCATGATGGACATCATCTGCACTTCCTCTGTGCTGCCCAAGGTGCTGGCTAGCCTGGCCCTAGAGGACAACACCATCTCCTTCCAGGGCTGCATGACTCAGCTCTTCTTCCTGGCCTGGTCTGCATCTGCTGAGCTGCTGCTGCTCACAGTCATGGCCTATGACcgttatgtggccatctgccGGCCACTGCACTATGGCACCCTGATGAGCCTGCGACTCTGCCTGGCACTGGCTGTGGCAGTCTGGGTCATCTGTGCTGTGAACTCCTCAGTCCACACTGGTCTGATGGCACAACTCTCCTTCTGTGGCCCCAATGTAGTCACTCACTTCTTCTGTGAGATCCCTCCACTGTTGCTGCTCTCCTGCAGTTCTACCTATGTGAACAGCATCATGACTGTCTTGTCTGATGCCTTCTATGGATGCATCAACTTCCTGCTCACCCTCGTGTCCTATGGCTTCATCATTGCCAGTATCCTACGCATCCGCTCAGccgaggggaagaggagggccttctccacctgctcctcccacctcaTCGTGGTCTCTGTCTACTACTCAGCTGTGTTCTGTGCCTACATCAGCCCGGCCTCCAGCTACAGCCCAGAGAGAAGCAAACTGGCTGGAGTGCTGTACACAACCATGAGTCCCACCCTAAACCCACTCATCTACACACTGAGGAACAAGGAGTTCAAGACAGCCCTTGGGAAACTCCTCCCCTTTTATAGACATTAA